Proteins from one Nicotiana tabacum cultivar K326 chromosome 23, ASM71507v2, whole genome shotgun sequence genomic window:
- the LOC142177128 gene encoding uncharacterized protein LOC142177128: MTVPWIVGGDFNVIWDEEETFGGLPVSLNEVDDLRHCINTCNLTDLGFKGSIFIWWNGRAEEDFIFKGLDRCLANMELQQIFPGLEVTHLSKIGSDHCPMLLKCDIEANPIKKPFRFLNFWVKNETFKSVVKANWHVDFMTDPFILFNYKLKKLKKAQLIRYLAIEEEFWKQKSGMTWFKEGNRNTKFFYAQVNGRRK, encoded by the exons ATGACAGTTCCATGGATTGTGGGGGGAGATTTTAATGTCATATGggatgaagaagaaacttttggAGGCCTACCAGTTTCATTAAATGAAGTCGATGATCTTAGGCATTGCATCAATACGTGTAACTTAACAGATCTTGGCTTTAAAGGCAGCATCTTTATATGGTGGAATGGCAGGGCAGAAGAGGATTTTATTTTCAAGGGGCTCGATCGATGTCTTGCTAATATGGAATTACAACAGATATTCCCAGGGTTGGAAGTCACTCATTTATCTAAGATAGGTTCAGATCACTGTCCTATGCTTTTGAAGTGTGATATTGAAGCTAATCCAATTAAGAAACCTTTTAGGTTTCTCAACTTCTGGGTAAAAAATGAGACTTTTAAGTCTGTGGTGAAAGCTAATTGGCATGTAGACTTCATGACAGATCCATTCATTTTATTCAACtataaattaaagaaactgaagAAG GCACAACTCATTAGATATCTTGCAATTGAGGAAGAATTTTGGAAGCAAAAATCTGGGATGACATGGTTCAAAGAGGGTAACAGAAACACTAAGTTCTTTTATGCTCAAGTGAATGGTCGAAGAAAATGA